Proteins found in one Methylophilaceae bacterium genomic segment:
- a CDS encoding alpha-amylase: MYEQVSHALLNDILINIDIKNNDADLQHFYTRLGANFFAIYSIFHHLYGERDDVEQQLQSLVQTMAQQYIRRAPALKESDLAREKDHDWFLSQKWVGMALYCDGFSKNLNSMQSKLHFLQELGINMIHIMPICDCPEIENDGGYAVRDFRKIDDSYGTLDELDALIKNLKQRETLITLDVVVNHTSNQHAWAQQARQGNQQYQDYYYMFDDRQIPDIYEEAMPEVFPEFAPNSFTWDAESKKWVMTVFNHFQWDLNYKNPAVFIEMLDVLLYWSNHGVDILRLDAVAFLWKKMGSSCQNEREAHLILQLFKDCCQVTAPGVLFIAEAIVAPTEIVKYFGEDAINAKECEIAYNATLMALLWEAVATKNTTLLNKGIHSIPEKLERATWLNYIRCHDDIGWGFSDTDIIDTGYDPTLHRRFLVDYYTGNYGMSNAKGFAFGVNKKTGDARISGSLASLAGLETALEEANPEAIASAIKTIILLHSVILSFGGIPLLYYGDSTGTLNDDSYLNDVHKRNDNRWTHRPQLDWDKIERRKQTGTVEYRIFNALKKLIAIRKEIPAFADKNNRELIATNNPHLLVYARFNYASASTRVLVVCNFSDVEQGLEVSPLKENGFLKYAVAKNMATGDILTINNDALIIPPLSFYWLET; the protein is encoded by the coding sequence ATGTATGAACAAGTTTCACATGCGTTACTGAACGATATTCTTATTAATATCGATATTAAAAATAATGATGCTGATTTACAACATTTCTATACACGATTAGGCGCTAACTTTTTTGCTATTTATTCAATTTTTCATCATTTATATGGTGAGCGAGATGATGTTGAACAGCAGTTACAGTCTCTTGTCCAAACGATGGCACAACAATACATTAGGCGTGCACCAGCACTAAAAGAATCTGACTTAGCCCGCGAAAAAGATCACGACTGGTTTTTAAGTCAAAAATGGGTAGGCATGGCTCTATATTGCGATGGATTTTCTAAAAACCTCAACAGTATGCAATCTAAGCTACATTTTTTACAAGAGCTAGGTATCAATATGATTCATATTATGCCCATTTGTGATTGCCCTGAAATTGAAAATGATGGTGGTTATGCAGTTAGAGACTTTCGCAAAATTGATGACAGTTATGGCACGCTAGACGAGCTTGACGCGCTGATCAAGAATTTAAAGCAGCGCGAAACACTCATTACCTTGGATGTTGTAGTCAATCATACATCGAACCAGCACGCTTGGGCACAACAAGCGCGACAAGGTAATCAGCAATATCAAGATTATTACTACATGTTTGATGACAGGCAGATACCGGATATTTATGAAGAAGCCATGCCTGAGGTATTTCCAGAATTTGCGCCTAATAGTTTTACCTGGGATGCAGAATCTAAGAAATGGGTGATGACGGTGTTCAACCATTTTCAATGGGATTTAAATTATAAGAACCCTGCTGTATTTATAGAGATGCTGGATGTTTTATTGTATTGGTCAAATCATGGTGTTGATATTTTGCGCCTTGATGCAGTTGCTTTTTTATGGAAAAAAATGGGTAGTAGCTGTCAAAATGAACGAGAAGCCCATTTGATATTACAGTTATTTAAAGACTGCTGCCAAGTCACGGCACCAGGCGTGTTATTCATTGCTGAAGCAATTGTTGCACCCACTGAAATAGTTAAATATTTTGGCGAAGATGCCATTAATGCAAAAGAGTGTGAAATTGCTTACAACGCCACTTTAATGGCATTGCTTTGGGAGGCTGTTGCCACAAAAAACACAACGCTACTCAATAAAGGCATTCACAGTATTCCCGAAAAACTAGAGCGCGCGACTTGGCTCAACTATATTCGTTGTCATGATGACATTGGCTGGGGATTTAGTGACACTGACATTATTGATACAGGCTATGATCCTACTTTGCATAGACGATTTTTGGTCGATTACTATACAGGTAACTATGGCATGTCTAATGCCAAGGGGTTTGCTTTTGGTGTTAATAAAAAAACTGGTGATGCCCGTATCTCTGGCTCATTAGCTTCGTTAGCTGGCTTAGAAACAGCACTAGAAGAAGCAAATCCAGAAGCAATAGCATCCGCGATTAAAACCATTATTTTATTGCACAGTGTCATTCTCTCTTTTGGTGGCATTCCCCTTTTATATTATGGTGATAGCACTGGTACCTTGAATGATGATTCCTATTTGAATGACGTTCACAAACGCAATGACAACCGATGGACGCATCGCCCGCAATTGGATTGGGACAAAATAGAGAGAAGAAAACAAACAGGTACAGTTGAATATCGTATTTTCAATGCGCTCAAAAAGTTGATTGCCATCCGTAAAGAGATTCCGGCCTTTGCCGACAAAAACAATCGCGAACTCATCGCAACAAACAACCCGCATTTGTTAGTTTACGCTAGGTTCAACTACGCATCTGCTAGTACACGGGTATTAGTTGTCTGCAATTTTAGTGATGTTGAACAAGGTTTAGAAGTAAGCCCTTTAAAAGAAAACGGCTTTTTGAAATATGCAGTGGCAAAAAATATGGCTACCGGTGACATATTAACCATCAACAATGATGCACTCATTATTCCGCCACTGTCTTTTTATTGGTTAGAGACCTAG
- a CDS encoding OmpW family protein, with protein sequence MKKRLFAISMVATLAAPMLAQAEAGDWVVRVRAVNVSPNEDSSLGKDVNTLLGASVMSPGAELKVSDKVIPELDISYYFTKHIAAELILALGTRHNVSISGDAAGVVGDQGLGSVNLLPPTLTAQWHFNPDQMIDPYVGAGVNYTAFLDRNLRGRAGAINGDKIKVDSDSWGWALQAGVDINLKDGWLLNADVKYVTIDTDVKLRGAVTGNVWRKIDSLDINPWVIGFGVGKKF encoded by the coding sequence ATGAAAAAAAGACTATTTGCAATATCAATGGTAGCCACATTGGCAGCGCCAATGTTAGCCCAAGCTGAAGCGGGTGATTGGGTAGTCCGTGTACGTGCAGTGAATGTCAGCCCAAATGAAGATAGTAGCCTAGGTAAAGATGTCAACACACTACTTGGCGCTAGTGTGATGTCACCAGGTGCGGAGTTAAAAGTCAGTGATAAAGTGATACCTGAATTAGACATCTCTTACTACTTTACCAAGCATATTGCAGCAGAACTCATTTTAGCATTGGGTACTCGCCATAATGTAAGCATCTCAGGCGACGCAGCTGGCGTTGTTGGCGATCAAGGTTTGGGTAGTGTCAACTTATTACCACCAACATTAACCGCCCAATGGCATTTTAATCCCGACCAAATGATTGACCCCTATGTTGGTGCTGGTGTTAATTACACGGCCTTTCTTGACCGCAATTTAAGAGGCCGTGCAGGTGCTATTAATGGCGACAAAATTAAAGTAGATAGTGATAGTTGGGGCTGGGCATTACAAGCTGGCGTCGACATTAATCTGAAAGATGGTTGGTTACTCAATGCAGATGTTAAATACGTCACCATTGATACTGATGTTAAATTACGTGGCGCTGTTACAGGCAATGTCTGGAGAAAAATTGACAGCTTAGATATTAATCCATGGGTGATTGGTTTTGGTGTAGGTAAAAAATTCTAA
- a CDS encoding sulfite exporter TauE/SafE family protein — METPLALTTLLMGLAGGPHCIAMCGAACGGMQTSNIGLQTAKFHSGRIIGYAILGAIAAASVNTLAWFSEQTAALHPLWTFFHVLVFAWGLMLMIFARQPAWADRFGRHIWGRVRQFSQLSGGGFLTGVLWALMPCGLLYSALLVASLHANPIQGAFSMATFALGTSVSLMIGPWFWFKLKNGFKWIGDSNSMRLAGFFLTAVAAWAIWMDVMHQTKVWCN; from the coding sequence ATGGAGACACCGCTAGCACTGACGACACTTTTAATGGGCTTAGCGGGTGGGCCGCACTGTATTGCAATGTGTGGTGCTGCCTGTGGTGGCATGCAAACAAGTAATATCGGTCTGCAAACAGCCAAATTTCATAGTGGGCGCATCATTGGTTATGCTATTTTAGGCGCCATTGCAGCAGCTTCGGTTAATACGCTGGCTTGGTTTTCTGAACAAACCGCAGCGCTACACCCACTCTGGACATTTTTTCATGTATTGGTCTTTGCATGGGGCCTCATGTTAATGATATTTGCTCGTCAACCTGCATGGGCTGATCGTTTTGGCCGTCACATTTGGGGCCGCGTTCGTCAATTTTCACAATTATCAGGTGGTGGTTTTTTGACAGGTGTACTGTGGGCACTTATGCCATGTGGTTTGCTATATTCTGCATTATTGGTGGCTTCCCTACATGCAAATCCAATACAAGGCGCATTCAGCATGGCTACATTTGCATTGGGCACTAGTGTGTCATTGATGATTGGACCGTGGTTTTGGTTTAAGCTAAAAAATGGATTCAAATGGATAGGCGATAGCAATAGTATGCGCTTGGCAGGTTTTTTTCTAACGGCAGTTGCTGCCTGGGCAATTTGGATGGATGTGATGCATCAAACTAAAGTGTGGTGTAATTAA
- the hemN gene encoding oxygen-independent coproporphyrinogen III oxidase → MIEVDNGHITKVSTDLLQKYDIAGPRYTSYPTADRFVEAFTEKHYKQALQIREIGRASLPLSLYIHIPFCESLCFFCACNKMVTKHHRHSTTYLQYLSKEMDLHIAHLGKKPSVSQLHLGGGSPTFFTDVELTQLMSELRRKFLMSPVGEYSIEIDPRTVDKTRLNNLRALGFNRLSFGVQDFNADVQKAVHRIQPFEQVMALVKEARHQQFESLNVDLIYGLPQQTADTFSHTIDQVIAIKPDRIALYAYAHLPERFKPQRRIQTEALPAAAIKLTMLSTAIAKLIAAGYVYIGMDHFALPEDALAVAKRQGRLHRNFQGYSTQPDCDLIALGVSSIGRIGATYSQNAKTIEEYYDTLDQGRLPIVRGLALSSDDLIRRSVIMSIMCQGEVQFEPIALAYMIDFKHYFSNELAALQPLQHAGMVTFDEEGLYVTEIGWYFVRAIAMVFDQYLQVDQTRARFSKII, encoded by the coding sequence ATGATTGAAGTCGACAATGGCCATATAACAAAGGTATCAACAGATCTGCTGCAAAAATATGATATAGCAGGGCCAAGATACACCTCTTATCCTACGGCAGATCGATTTGTAGAAGCGTTTACAGAAAAGCACTACAAGCAAGCGTTGCAGATACGCGAAATTGGCCGCGCCTCCTTACCGCTATCACTTTACATCCATATTCCTTTTTGCGAGTCTCTTTGCTTTTTTTGTGCATGCAATAAAATGGTCACCAAGCATCACCGGCACAGCACCACTTATTTGCAGTATCTAAGCAAAGAAATGGATCTACATATCGCCCATTTGGGTAAAAAGCCCAGTGTTTCTCAATTACATTTAGGGGGTGGCTCACCAACATTTTTTACCGATGTAGAGTTGACTCAATTGATGAGCGAATTGAGAAGAAAATTTCTTATGTCGCCAGTTGGGGAGTATTCAATTGAAATTGATCCGCGAACTGTGGATAAAACACGGCTCAATAATCTGCGCGCTTTAGGATTCAACCGATTGAGTTTTGGTGTGCAAGATTTTAATGCGGATGTGCAGAAAGCAGTGCATCGTATACAGCCATTTGAGCAGGTAATGGCGTTGGTGAAAGAGGCGCGACATCAACAATTTGAGTCACTCAATGTGGATTTAATTTATGGTCTACCGCAACAAACAGCGGATACCTTTTCACATACAATCGATCAAGTCATTGCCATTAAACCAGACAGAATCGCCTTGTATGCATATGCCCATTTGCCAGAGCGATTTAAACCACAGCGCCGTATCCAAACAGAGGCTTTACCAGCGGCAGCTATAAAATTAACAATGCTGTCTACTGCGATTGCTAAATTGATTGCAGCAGGTTATGTCTATATTGGTATGGACCATTTTGCGTTACCAGAAGATGCATTGGCAGTGGCAAAACGACAAGGCCGCTTGCATCGTAATTTTCAAGGATATAGTACACAACCGGACTGTGATTTGATTGCGCTGGGTGTTTCTTCAATTGGACGGATAGGTGCCACCTATAGTCAAAACGCAAAAACAATCGAAGAATATTACGATACCTTGGATCAAGGCCGATTACCGATTGTACGGGGTTTAGCATTATCAAGTGATGATTTGATAAGGCGTAGCGTTATCATGTCTATTATGTGTCAAGGCGAAGTGCAATTTGAGCCAATAGCATTGGCCTATATGATTGACTTTAAGCATTATTTCTCTAACGAGTTGGCAGCATTACAACCATTACAACATGCCGGCATGGTGACTTTTGATGAGGAAGGCTTATACGTAACAGAAATAGGGTGGTATTTTGTGCGTGCCATTGCAATGGTGTTTGATCAATATTTACAAGTTGATCAAACACGCGCACGATTCTCAAAAATAATTTAA
- the fnr gene encoding fumarate/nitrate reduction transcriptional regulator Fnr produces the protein MDAASISQDLKTACSNCNLRELCMPLGFTNQDMKKIDEVVKTRRKVKQGELLFGNGDAFSSLFAIRTGFFKTSISTEDGREQVVGFQMAGEIVGLDGIVNDLHSCNAIALEDAEVCVMPFANIEALSREFPQLQRHIHKIMSREIVRENNVMMLLGNMRAEERLAGFLLNLLQRLHARGFSQSEIILRMTREEIGSYLGMKLETVSRTFSKFSEEGIIEVKQRYVHIIKADELKKIFNLSSCN, from the coding sequence ATGGATGCAGCATCAATCTCCCAAGACCTCAAAACTGCTTGCTCAAATTGCAATCTGAGAGAGTTATGTATGCCGTTAGGCTTCACCAATCAAGACATGAAAAAAATTGACGAAGTCGTCAAGACGCGTCGCAAAGTTAAACAAGGTGAATTATTATTTGGTAACGGCGATGCTTTTTCATCTTTATTTGCTATTCGTACTGGTTTTTTTAAAACCAGCATTTCTACTGAAGATGGTCGAGAGCAGGTGGTTGGCTTTCAGATGGCGGGTGAAATTGTTGGTCTTGATGGTATTGTGAATGATTTACATAGTTGCAATGCCATTGCATTAGAAGATGCTGAGGTGTGTGTGATGCCGTTTGCCAATATCGAAGCGCTTTCTCGAGAATTTCCGCAATTGCAACGTCATATTCACAAAATCATGAGTCGTGAAATTGTGCGCGAAAATAACGTCATGATGTTACTGGGCAATATGCGGGCAGAAGAACGATTAGCTGGGTTTCTGTTGAATCTACTACAACGTTTACATGCGCGTGGATTCTCGCAATCAGAAATCATTTTAAGAATGACGCGTGAGGAGATTGGTAGTTATCTCGGCATGAAGCTAGAAACAGTCAGCCGTACTTTCTCAAAGTTTAGTGAAGAAGGCATTATTGAAGTTAAACAGCGCTATGTGCATATAATTAAAGCAGACGAATTGAAGAAAATTTTTAATTTATCTAGTTGTAATTAA
- a CDS encoding radical SAM protein, with product MKKVLTVTDHNRDSGYHYVYPVVSRRAGGVSIGINLNVNNVCNWRCIYCNVPNLTRGKPTPIDLVLLEQELRTFLNDILHGNFMQRQVSQSDRQLQDIAFSGNGEPTSAPEFPCIVPLVIKILSDVNLLGNIKIRVITNGSLINKPSVLASLHQLSYANGEVWFKLDAGTKAGIMRINDVDIDPNSHMNRLKQCAVACPTFIQTCVFTLDGAPPSVQEIAAYLTRITSVSNVIKGVHLYGVARQSMQAEAARIGQVSATWLDDLAAQIAGLGVAVHVSA from the coding sequence TTGAAAAAAGTCTTAACCGTCACCGACCATAATCGCGACAGCGGTTACCATTATGTTTATCCAGTCGTATCCCGACGAGCAGGTGGTGTTTCTATCGGCATCAATCTGAATGTGAATAATGTTTGTAACTGGCGCTGTATCTATTGCAATGTCCCCAACTTAACGCGCGGCAAACCAACGCCAATCGATTTGGTGCTATTAGAACAAGAGCTTCGCACTTTTTTAAATGACATACTGCATGGTAACTTTATGCAAAGGCAAGTGAGCCAGTCAGATAGACAACTACAAGATATTGCTTTCTCAGGCAATGGCGAACCAACAAGCGCACCTGAATTTCCATGCATCGTGCCCTTAGTCATTAAGATATTGAGTGACGTTAATTTGCTGGGCAATATCAAAATTCGTGTTATCACCAATGGCAGTCTGATAAACAAGCCATCCGTTTTGGCTAGTCTGCACCAATTATCTTATGCTAATGGCGAAGTGTGGTTTAAATTAGATGCGGGCACTAAAGCTGGAATAATGCGTATCAATGATGTAGATATCGATCCCAATAGTCACATGAATCGTTTAAAACAATGTGCGGTAGCATGTCCTACTTTTATACAAACATGCGTCTTTACCTTAGACGGGGCGCCGCCTTCAGTACAGGAAATAGCCGCTTATTTAACGCGCATCACATCAGTCAGCAACGTGATTAAAGGTGTACACCTGTATGGAGTTGCGCGCCAATCTATGCAAGCTGAAGCGGCTAGAATCGGTCAAGTATCTGCAACGTGGTTAGACGATTTAGCAGCGCAGATTGCTGGGCTAGGCGTTGCTGTGCATGTGAGCGCTTAA